From the Selenomonas timonae genome, one window contains:
- the lepA gene encoding translation elongation factor 4, with amino-acid sequence MDQKHIRNFSIIAHIDHGKSTIADRLIEYTGTLSEREMEAQVLDSMDLERERGITIKAQTVRLDYRGEDGEMYELNLIDTPGHVDFNYEVSRSLAACEGALLVVDAAQGVEAQTLANVYLALEHDLEIVPVINKIDLPSAEPDRVKHEIEDTIGLDTSAAVLASAKTGLGIKEVLDAVVAYIPPPEGDPEAPLRALIFDSYFDPYKGVIANVRVKEGTIKKGMKLKLMATGKTFDVTDVGCFRPQPVDTGELGTGEVGFIAGALKDVRDVRVGDTVTGAERPAAEALPGYRGVTPMVFCGLYPEDSKDYDNLREALEKLQLNDAALVFEPETSIALGFGFRCGFLGLLHMDVIQERLEREYNLGLIMTAPSVVYHVYRTDGTMREVSNPADLPPTTEIDHIEEPCVKATVIVPKDYVGAVMEISQEKRGVFQTMDYLDATRVMVIYHIPLNEILYDYFDRLKSATRGYASLDYELIDYQTSNLVKLDILLNGDPVDALSTIVHRDRAVARGRQLAVKLKGIIPQQMFEIPIQAAIGSKIIARENVRARRKDVLAKCYGGDITRKRKLLEKQKEGKKRMKAVGSVELPQEAFMAVLKIDE; translated from the coding sequence ATGGATCAGAAGCATATCCGCAATTTTTCCATCATCGCCCACATCGACCACGGCAAATCCACCATCGCCGACCGCCTCATCGAGTACACGGGCACACTCAGCGAGCGCGAGATGGAGGCGCAGGTGCTCGACAGCATGGATCTCGAGCGCGAGCGCGGCATCACGATCAAGGCACAGACCGTGCGCCTCGACTATCGCGGCGAGGACGGCGAGATGTACGAGCTGAACCTCATTGATACACCGGGGCACGTCGACTTCAACTACGAGGTCTCGCGCAGCCTTGCCGCATGCGAGGGCGCGCTCCTCGTCGTGGATGCGGCGCAGGGGGTGGAGGCACAGACGCTCGCGAACGTCTACCTTGCGCTTGAACATGACCTCGAGATCGTCCCCGTCATCAACAAGATCGACCTGCCGAGCGCGGAGCCTGACCGCGTGAAGCATGAAATCGAGGATACCATCGGTCTCGACACGAGCGCCGCCGTCCTCGCCTCGGCAAAGACGGGACTCGGCATCAAGGAAGTACTCGACGCTGTTGTTGCCTATATCCCGCCGCCTGAGGGCGACCCCGAGGCGCCGCTGCGCGCGCTGATCTTCGACTCCTATTTCGACCCGTACAAAGGCGTCATTGCAAATGTGCGCGTCAAGGAGGGAACGATCAAAAAGGGCATGAAGCTGAAACTCATGGCGACGGGCAAGACCTTCGATGTGACGGATGTCGGCTGCTTCCGCCCGCAGCCCGTCGATACGGGTGAACTCGGCACGGGCGAGGTCGGCTTCATCGCGGGCGCACTGAAGGATGTGCGCGATGTGCGCGTTGGTGACACCGTGACGGGCGCGGAGAGACCCGCTGCCGAGGCATTGCCCGGATATCGCGGCGTCACGCCGATGGTCTTCTGTGGACTCTACCCCGAGGACAGCAAGGACTACGACAACCTGCGCGAGGCGCTCGAAAAGCTCCAGCTCAACGACGCCGCGCTCGTCTTCGAGCCGGAGACCTCCATTGCGCTCGGCTTTGGCTTCCGCTGCGGCTTCCTCGGACTCCTCCACATGGACGTGATCCAGGAGCGTCTTGAGCGCGAGTACAACCTCGGGCTCATTATGACGGCGCCCTCCGTCGTCTACCACGTCTACCGCACGGACGGCACAATGCGTGAGGTCAGCAACCCCGCCGACCTGCCGCCGACGACCGAGATCGACCACATCGAGGAGCCGTGTGTCAAGGCGACCGTCATCGTCCCGAAGGACTACGTCGGCGCGGTCATGGAGATCTCGCAGGAAAAGCGCGGTGTCTTCCAGACGATGGACTACCTCGACGCAACGCGCGTCATGGTCATCTACCACATCCCGCTGAACGAAATCCTCTACGACTACTTCGACCGTCTGAAATCCGCGACGCGCGGCTACGCGTCCCTTGACTACGAGCTGATTGACTACCAGACCTCGAATCTCGTGAAGCTCGACATCCTCCTCAACGGCGATCCCGTGGACGCGCTCTCGACCATCGTCCACCGCGATCGCGCCGTTGCGCGCGGCCGTCAGCTTGCCGTCAAGCTCAAGGGCATCATCCCTCAGCAGATGTTTGAGATCCCAATCCAGGCGGCGATCGGCAGCAAGATCATTGCGCGCGAGAACGTGCGCGCGCGCCGCAAGGACGTTCTGGCAAAATGCTACGGCGGCGACATCACGCGCAAGCGCAAGCTGCTCGAAAAGCAGAAGGAGGGCAAGAAGCGCATGAAGGCGGTCGGCAGCGTCGAATTGCCCCAGGAGGCGTTTATGGCGGTTCTCAAGATTGATGAGTAA
- a CDS encoding deoxyguanosinetriphosphate triphosphohydrolase: MTVRERLEAQEDALLSPLAARSKDAKRSHPMEECPFRTKFQRDRDRILHSKSFRRLKHKTQVYIVAGDHYRTRMTHTLEVAQISRTIARGLMLNEDLTEAIALGHDVGHTPFGHAGEAVVEEITGHFAHNEQSLRMVEILERGGRGLNLTSAVRDGILNHTGKGVPTTFEGRIVRIADRIAYLCHDYDDSIRAGLLTPEELPTEVRDAFGTDTSAMITSMVSDMIVTSEARGDAALSDEVQHVMDTFRAFMFEHIYHSKTLAHERAQAGFVLRALMDHFTVYFHTLPPEFIAREERWGREQCVVDYVAGLTDSYAVALFREIYIPPVDQMTIKPI, translated from the coding sequence TTGACCGTTCGAGAGCGGCTTGAGGCGCAGGAGGATGCACTCCTCTCTCCACTGGCGGCGCGGAGCAAAGACGCAAAGCGCAGCCATCCGATGGAGGAGTGCCCCTTCCGCACGAAGTTCCAGCGCGACCGCGACCGCATTCTGCACTCGAAATCATTTCGTCGGCTCAAGCACAAGACGCAGGTCTACATTGTCGCGGGCGACCACTACCGCACGCGCATGACGCATACGCTCGAGGTGGCGCAGATCTCGCGCACGATTGCGCGCGGGCTCATGTTGAACGAGGATCTGACGGAAGCGATCGCGCTCGGTCACGATGTCGGACACACGCCGTTCGGACACGCGGGTGAGGCGGTTGTGGAGGAGATCACGGGGCATTTTGCCCACAACGAGCAGAGCCTGCGCATGGTCGAGATCCTCGAACGCGGCGGGCGCGGGCTAAACCTTACGAGTGCGGTACGCGACGGCATCCTGAACCATACGGGCAAGGGCGTGCCGACGACATTCGAGGGGCGGATTGTGCGCATTGCCGACCGCATTGCTTACCTCTGCCATGACTACGACGACAGCATCCGTGCGGGGCTTCTGACGCCCGAAGAGCTGCCCACCGAGGTGCGCGACGCATTTGGTACGGATACGTCCGCGATGATTACGAGCATGGTGTCGGATATGATTGTCACCTCGGAGGCGCGCGGCGACGCGGCACTCTCGGATGAGGTGCAGCACGTCATGGACACGTTCCGCGCCTTTATGTTCGAGCATATCTACCACTCCAAGACGCTCGCGCACGAGCGCGCACAGGCGGGCTTTGTTCTGCGTGCCCTCATGGATCATTTCACCGTGTATTTCCACACGCTTCCGCCCGAGTTTATCGCGCGCGAGGAGCGCTGGGGTCGCGAGCAGTGCGTCGTGGACTATGTGGCGGGGCTGACGGACAGCTATGCCGTCGCGCTCTTCCGCGAGATCTACATCCCGCCCGTGGATCAGATGACAATCAAACCAATATAA
- a CDS encoding tRNA (adenine(22)-N(1))-methyltransferase produces the protein MQLDARLAAIAAFVPHGTVLADIGGDHAYLAATLVMKGIAQRAVVGDLSAGACAAARRTVGTQRLTREIDVRQGDGLSVLAPGEAESIVIAGMGGALITEILSGAPDVLARVQTLVLQPMNGAAKLRRWLCENGWNIVDETLVRANGRLYEIIRAERGACEMPDDVLLHIGAKLYEKRDPLLHEHIEGKIAKLTRAVEGMNASAAARQSTEYRETVSRLAALRTLLMLL, from the coding sequence ATGCAGCTCGATGCGCGTCTCGCGGCGATTGCCGCATTCGTCCCGCACGGAACAGTGCTCGCGGACATCGGCGGCGACCACGCCTATCTCGCCGCGACCCTCGTCATGAAGGGCATTGCGCAACGCGCCGTTGTCGGCGACCTCAGTGCGGGGGCGTGTGCGGCGGCACGGCGTACCGTGGGAACGCAGCGACTCACACGCGAGATCGACGTGCGGCAGGGCGATGGGCTGTCCGTCCTCGCGCCTGGCGAGGCGGAGTCCATCGTCATCGCGGGCATGGGCGGTGCGCTCATCACAGAGATTCTCTCGGGCGCGCCCGATGTGCTCGCACGCGTGCAGACCCTGGTCCTCCAGCCCATGAACGGCGCGGCAAAGCTGCGCCGCTGGCTCTGCGAAAACGGCTGGAACATCGTGGACGAAACACTTGTGCGTGCAAACGGTCGCCTCTACGAGATCATCCGCGCCGAGCGCGGTGCATGCGAGATGCCCGACGATGTACTCCTTCATATCGGCGCAAAACTTTACGAAAAGCGCGACCCTCTCCTGCATGAGCATATTGAAGGAAAGATTGCAAAGCTCACTCGTGCCGTCGAGGGCATGAATGCCAGCGCAGCAGCGCGGCAGAGCACGGAGTATCGTGAAACGGTATCGAGATTAGCAGCACTGCGAACACTGCTGATGTTACTTTGA
- the radC gene encoding RadC family protein has translation MNLRDLPAGELPRERLIARGAEALSDTELLAILLRTGRAGENVLELARGIAARFRETGLHEILAMPCAEFARIPGIGTAKAATVLAALELGRRAQQTAKRRPRIREGADVAELLRPRFRAEKREHFLVLPLSAKNEVLMVADVSVGTLTNALVHPREVFEPPIRCGAAHIILAHNHPSGDPAPSAEDHRLTRVLKDAGALLGIPVTDHVIIGGDGFFSFAEEGVL, from the coding sequence ATGAATCTGCGTGATCTGCCAGCGGGCGAGCTGCCACGTGAGCGCCTGATTGCGCGCGGCGCAGAGGCGCTCAGCGATACAGAGCTGCTCGCAATCCTCCTGCGCACGGGGCGCGCGGGCGAGAATGTACTGGAACTTGCGCGCGGCATTGCTGCGCGTTTTCGCGAGACGGGGCTGCACGAGATCCTCGCGATGCCCTGTGCCGAGTTTGCGCGCATACCGGGCATCGGCACGGCAAAGGCGGCGACCGTGCTCGCCGCGCTCGAACTCGGACGGCGCGCACAGCAGACGGCGAAGCGCCGCCCGCGCATCCGCGAGGGGGCAGACGTGGCGGAGTTGCTGCGCCCACGCTTTCGCGCGGAGAAGCGCGAGCATTTCCTCGTGCTGCCGCTCAGCGCAAAGAACGAGGTGCTGATGGTCGCGGATGTGTCCGTGGGCACGCTCACGAATGCGCTTGTGCACCCACGTGAGGTGTTCGAGCCACCGATTCGCTGCGGCGCGGCGCATATCATCCTCGCGCACAACCATCCGAGCGGCGACCCTGCACCGAGCGCAGAGGATCACCGCCTCACGCGCGTGCTCAAGGATGCGGGCGCACTCCTCGGCATCCCCGTGACGGATCACGTCATCATCGGGGGAGACGGCTTTTTCAGCTTTGCGGAGGAAGGTGTGCTGTAA
- a CDS encoding Maf family protein: protein MFILASASPRRRALLRQIGASFVSITPAVDEVNDGERPRDAVICNALMKARKVAEEYPDHAVLGADTAVVLNGIAFGKPKDAAEARHMLSSLEGRQHTVLTGIAWVVNGREYTDAAETTVRFAPMTKAEIDAYVATGEPMGKAGAYAIQGRAAIYIEELHGSFSNVVGLPLHAVAALARTAGVTMEDGDESA from the coding sequence ATGTTCATACTTGCGTCTGCGTCGCCGCGCCGCCGTGCGCTCCTGCGGCAGATCGGGGCGTCGTTCGTCTCGATTACGCCCGCCGTCGATGAGGTGAATGATGGGGAGCGCCCGCGCGATGCCGTGATCTGCAACGCGCTCATGAAGGCGCGCAAGGTCGCCGAGGAGTACCCCGACCACGCCGTGCTCGGAGCGGATACGGCTGTTGTGCTGAATGGCATCGCATTCGGCAAGCCAAAGGATGCAGCGGAGGCACGCCACATGCTCTCCTCGCTCGAGGGGCGGCAGCATACGGTGCTCACGGGGATTGCGTGGGTCGTGAATGGGCGGGAGTACACGGATGCAGCGGAGACCACGGTGCGCTTTGCCCCGATGACGAAGGCGGAGATCGACGCCTATGTCGCGACGGGCGAGCCGATGGGCAAGGCGGGCGCGTACGCGATTCAGGGGCGTGCGGCAATCTACATCGAGGAGCTGCACGGCTCGTTCTCGAACGTGGTCGGCTTGCCGCTCCACGCCGTTGCGGCGCTTGCACGTACGGCGGGGGTCACGATGGAGGATGGCGATGAATCTGCGTGA
- a CDS encoding Nif3-like dinuclear metal center hexameric protein has product MLSCQLIMNALERIAPRRLAEDWDNPGLLVGSYAQKVGRVLVALDVDDRVTEEAIARGADMIVAHHPAIFRGMKQLRTDLPLGKRLAALLTHGIAVAAAHTNLDVTRGGVNDVLAAHLGLEKLSSFVITSQEEGVTESLGRMGVLPAPLAIEDFARTVKERLGVSHVRLAAVAARPVRRVAVCGGAGADFIDDAVRRGADVYVTGDVKYHDAQRAVEQGMHIIDAGHFGTEVPVLPVLAEQLRTELSSERGEIEIFVTNTQRDVFDVII; this is encoded by the coding sequence ATGCTCAGCTGTCAGCTCATCATGAACGCGCTCGAGCGCATCGCACCGCGCCGCCTCGCCGAGGACTGGGACAACCCCGGACTCCTCGTCGGCAGCTACGCGCAGAAGGTCGGACGCGTCCTTGTCGCGCTCGATGTCGATGACCGCGTCACCGAGGAAGCCATTGCGCGCGGGGCGGACATGATCGTCGCGCACCATCCCGCGATCTTTCGCGGCATGAAGCAGCTGCGCACCGACCTCCCTCTCGGGAAGCGCCTCGCCGCCCTCCTCACACACGGCATCGCCGTCGCGGCGGCGCATACGAACCTCGACGTGACGCGCGGCGGCGTCAACGACGTGCTTGCCGCGCATCTCGGACTCGAGAAACTCTCCTCCTTCGTCATTACGAGTCAGGAGGAGGGCGTGACTGAGAGCCTTGGTCGCATGGGCGTGCTCCCCGCACCCTTGGCGATTGAGGACTTCGCACGCACGGTGAAGGAGCGCCTCGGCGTCAGCCACGTCCGTCTCGCCGCCGTAGCGGCGCGCCCCGTGCGTCGCGTTGCGGTTTGCGGCGGCGCGGGTGCGGATTTCATCGACGATGCCGTGCGGCGCGGCGCGGATGTCTACGTCACGGGCGATGTGAAGTACCACGACGCGCAGCGCGCCGTGGAGCAGGGCATGCACATCATCGACGCGGGGCACTTCGGCACGGAGGTACCCGTCCTGCCTGTCCTCGCCGAACAATTACGCACGGAGCTTTCGTCCGAACGCGGAGAGATTGAGATTTTTGTCACAAACACGCAGCGAGACGTGTTCGATGTAATAATATAG
- a CDS encoding universal stress protein, with translation MMSAIKKILVPVDGSVNGCKAVDEAIFFAEKCDAELDFVYVASNINKDIPSHIVFDRIWEKLSGDRKARKHVKSGHIAKSILEVADEEGSDMIIMGSRGLGLLKGVLIGSVSQKVIEEAKIPVMVIK, from the coding sequence ATGATGAGTGCGATCAAAAAGATCCTCGTTCCGGTCGATGGGTCGGTCAACGGCTGCAAGGCGGTCGATGAGGCGATCTTCTTCGCGGAGAAATGCGACGCAGAGCTCGACTTCGTCTACGTTGCGAGCAACATCAACAAGGACATTCCGAGCCATATCGTCTTTGACCGCATCTGGGAAAAGCTCTCGGGCGACCGCAAGGCGCGCAAGCACGTCAAGAGTGGGCATATCGCTAAGAGCATTCTCGAAGTTGCGGACGAAGAGGGCAGCGACATGATTATCATGGGCAGCCGCGGGCTTGGTCTCCTCAAGGGCGTGCTCATCGGCAGCGTCAGCCAGAAGGTGATCGAGGAGGCCAAGATCCCCGTCATGGTCATCAAGTAG
- the dnaG gene encoding DNA primase, whose amino-acid sequence MRDPRMEAFVQQVRAQTDILAVVQGYVPLKRKGNRYWGCCPFHNEKTASFSVVPADGFFYCFGCHAGGDAFKFISLMEHITPFEAILRQAEQLGIEKPEQKRDPREEARLRELDDLRKVNALARDFFHNCLTVTRYGAAGKAYLAGRGITDEAIVRYGIGFAPDAWSKLSDAFRKRGISEHILVTAGLAVRRERGEGVYDRFRNRVIIPIADERGRIVAFGGRALGDAQPKYLNTAETPVFNKRKLLFGLDRAHRAIASEGAAIVVEGYMDAIAAWEAGVQNVVATLGTSFTSDHATLLLRRAPRIVFCYDSDAAGQEATLRALAAVRGRAAEVRVLLLPDGKDPDEYVRTHGAEAFRALVETAVPAPAFRLRHVRSHMTDSVEGRRAALREMLPVLAELDEITRAAYVRQTATELFLDEGIVTDALRRFLRQGAAEPLQNTAPQRMAVRQGDDALRRAGREIIAAIWRDPALLTEILSSIPMEDFPDEFIAGLLRAMAAHLDAGGVLDADFIAAQPTAAGDELTRAIVEEGRTEASYQEALGTLRRSYLTHALARHTRRAEEMMQEGKEGYIDELNEVKKIQDEIARENLHE is encoded by the coding sequence ATGCGTGACCCGAGGATGGAGGCCTTTGTGCAGCAGGTGCGCGCGCAGACCGACATCCTTGCCGTCGTGCAGGGCTATGTCCCGCTGAAGCGCAAGGGTAACCGCTACTGGGGCTGCTGCCCTTTCCACAACGAAAAGACTGCGTCGTTCTCCGTTGTGCCCGCCGACGGCTTCTTCTACTGCTTCGGCTGCCACGCGGGCGGCGACGCGTTCAAATTCATCTCGCTCATGGAGCACATCACGCCGTTCGAGGCGATCCTGCGGCAGGCGGAGCAGCTCGGCATCGAAAAGCCGGAGCAAAAGCGTGACCCGCGCGAGGAGGCACGCCTGCGTGAACTGGACGACCTGCGCAAGGTGAATGCGCTCGCGCGCGACTTCTTTCATAACTGTCTCACCGTGACGCGCTACGGCGCGGCGGGCAAGGCATATCTCGCGGGGCGCGGCATTACGGACGAGGCGATTGTACGCTACGGCATCGGCTTTGCGCCCGATGCGTGGTCGAAGCTCTCCGATGCGTTCCGAAAGCGTGGCATATCGGAGCATATTCTCGTAACGGCGGGACTTGCCGTGAGGCGTGAGCGCGGTGAGGGCGTCTATGACCGCTTCCGCAACCGCGTCATCATCCCGATCGCGGATGAGCGCGGGCGCATTGTCGCCTTTGGCGGGCGCGCGCTCGGCGACGCGCAGCCGAAGTATCTCAATACGGCGGAGACACCCGTATTCAACAAACGCAAGCTTCTCTTCGGACTCGACCGCGCACACCGCGCGATTGCGAGCGAGGGCGCGGCGATTGTCGTCGAGGGCTATATGGACGCAATTGCCGCTTGGGAGGCGGGGGTTCAGAACGTCGTCGCGACGCTCGGCACCTCGTTCACGAGCGACCATGCAACGCTGCTCCTGCGCCGTGCGCCGCGCATCGTCTTCTGCTACGACAGTGATGCGGCGGGACAGGAGGCGACACTGCGCGCTCTCGCAGCCGTGCGCGGACGTGCGGCAGAGGTGCGCGTGCTCCTCCTGCCGGACGGCAAAGATCCCGACGAGTATGTCCGCACGCACGGCGCGGAGGCGTTCCGCGCGCTCGTGGAGACGGCTGTTCCTGCCCCCGCGTTTCGTCTGCGCCACGTGCGCAGCCATATGACGGACAGCGTGGAGGGACGGCGTGCCGCTCTTCGGGAGATGCTGCCCGTGCTTGCGGAGCTGGACGAGATCACGCGTGCTGCCTACGTGCGGCAGACGGCGACGGAACTCTTCTTGGACGAGGGGATTGTGACGGATGCCCTGCGCCGCTTTCTGCGGCAGGGGGCTGCGGAGCCACTACAGAACACTGCGCCGCAGCGCATGGCCGTGCGACAGGGAGACGATGCTCTGCGGCGCGCGGGGCGCGAGATTATTGCGGCAATTTGGCGAGATCCTGCGCTTCTCACCGAAATTTTATCTTCCATTCCGATGGAGGATTTTCCCGATGAATTCATCGCCGGACTGCTCCGTGCGATGGCGGCGCATCTCGATGCGGGCGGTGTCCTGGATGCGGACTTTATCGCTGCACAGCCTACAGCGGCGGGGGATGAGCTCACACGCGCCATCGTCGAGGAGGGGCGTACGGAGGCCTCCTATCAGGAGGCTCTGGGGACGCTCCGACGTAGTTATTTGACGCATGCACTTGCACGGCATACGCGCCGCGCTGAGGAGATGATGCAAGAAGGAAAAGAGGGATACATTGACGAATTAAACGAAGTGAAGAAAATACAGGATGAGATTGCCCGTGAAAATTTGCACGAATAA
- the rpoD gene encoding RNA polymerase sigma factor RpoD, with amino-acid sequence MTEGTEQPKAPGADIIERLLAKGKKNGGTLTYGELIDALQKQDMSPDEMDDMYQRFSDEGVEIVDDVPGATVEEPVDDDPPEKEEEVEIDLTVPEGISLDDPVRMYLKEIGHVPLLTAEEEVELAQRMEAGDESARHRLEEANLRLVVSIAKRYVGRGMLFLDLIQEGNLGLLKAVEKFDYSKGYKFSTYATWWIRQAITRAIADQARTIRIPVHMVETINKLIRISRQLLQELGRDPRPEEIAKEMGISVARVHEIMKIAQEPVSLETPIGEEEDSHLGDFIEDEAAPAPAEAASFMLLREQLEEVLETLTDREKNVLRLRFGLEDGRSRTLEEVGQSFGVTRERIRQIEAKALRKLRHPSRSKVLRDFLE; translated from the coding sequence ATGACAGAGGGGACGGAGCAGCCAAAAGCGCCGGGCGCCGACATCATTGAACGCCTGCTTGCCAAGGGCAAGAAGAACGGCGGGACGCTGACATATGGCGAGCTCATTGACGCACTGCAAAAACAGGATATGTCCCCCGACGAAATGGACGATATGTACCAGCGCTTCAGCGACGAGGGTGTTGAGATCGTCGATGATGTGCCGGGTGCGACGGTGGAAGAACCCGTGGACGATGATCCGCCCGAGAAGGAAGAGGAGGTCGAGATCGACCTCACCGTGCCCGAGGGCATCTCGCTCGACGATCCTGTCCGCATGTACCTCAAGGAGATCGGTCATGTGCCGCTCCTCACGGCAGAGGAGGAGGTTGAGCTCGCTCAGCGCATGGAGGCGGGTGACGAGAGCGCACGCCATCGACTCGAGGAGGCAAATCTGCGCCTCGTTGTGAGCATCGCCAAACGCTACGTCGGACGCGGTATGCTCTTTCTCGACCTCATACAGGAGGGCAACCTTGGGCTTCTCAAGGCGGTCGAGAAATTCGACTACAGCAAGGGCTACAAGTTCAGCACGTACGCAACGTGGTGGATTCGGCAGGCGATTACGCGTGCGATTGCCGATCAGGCACGCACGATCCGCATCCCCGTGCACATGGTCGAGACGATCAACAAGCTCATCCGCATCTCACGCCAGCTCCTGCAGGAACTTGGACGTGACCCGCGCCCCGAGGAGATTGCAAAGGAGATGGGCATCAGTGTCGCACGCGTCCATGAGATCATGAAGATCGCGCAGGAGCCTGTGTCGCTTGAGACGCCGATCGGCGAGGAGGAGGACTCCCACCTCGGCGACTTCATCGAGGACGAGGCTGCGCCCGCACCCGCAGAGGCTGCGTCGTTCATGCTCCTGCGCGAGCAGCTCGAGGAGGTCTTGGAGACGCTGACCGATCGCGAGAAGAACGTCCTGCGTCTGCGCTTCGGGCTTGAGGATGGGCGTTCGCGCACCCTCGAGGAGGTCGGGCAGAGCTTCGGTGTGACGCGCGAGCGTATTCGCCAGATTGAGGCAAAGGCACTGCGCAAACTGCGCCACCCGAGCCGCAGCAAGGTGCTGCGTGACTTCTTGGAGTAG
- the rpoD gene encoding RNA polymerase sigma factor RpoD, which produces MQTATARIERDEMTGMGNISELVAKGKSNGGTLTCGEFIETFSIWNMTPDDMDGLYQRLSDESIEIVDDTAVGESSDDDVLEPVDDIDKDEEEIEIDLSVPEGVALDDPVRMYLKEIGRVPLLTAEEEVELAQRMEAGDETARHRLEEANLRLVVSIAKRYVGRGMLFLDLIQEGNLGLLKAVEKFDYSKGYKFSTYATWWIRQAITRAIADQARTIRIPVHMVETINKYIRISRQLLQELGRDPTPDEVAKHMGLNTARVREIMKIAQEPVSLETPIGEEEDSHLGDFIEDEAALDPADAASMMLLKEQIADVLKTLAPREAEVLRLRFGLEDGRSRTLEEVGQSFGVTRERIRQIEAKALRKLRHPVRLRKLQGNIDL; this is translated from the coding sequence ATGCAGACAGCAACAGCGCGGATCGAACGAGATGAAATGACTGGAATGGGAAATATCAGCGAGCTTGTGGCAAAGGGAAAGTCGAACGGCGGAACACTGACCTGCGGTGAATTTATCGAAACATTCAGCATATGGAATATGACCCCCGACGATATGGATGGGCTCTATCAGCGCCTCAGCGACGAGAGCATCGAGATCGTGGACGATACGGCGGTCGGCGAGAGCAGCGATGATGACGTGCTCGAGCCGGTGGATGACATTGACAAGGACGAGGAGGAAATCGAGATCGACCTCAGCGTCCCTGAGGGGGTCGCGCTGGACGATCCTGTCCGCATGTACCTCAAGGAGATCGGTCGCGTGCCACTTCTGACGGCAGAGGAGGAGGTTGAGCTTGCGCAGCGCATGGAGGCGGGCGACGAGACTGCGCGCCATCGGCTCGAGGAGGCAAATCTGCGCCTTGTCGTGAGCATCGCCAAGCGCTATGTCGGCCGCGGCATGCTCTTTCTCGACCTGATACAGGAGGGCAACCTCGGACTCCTCAAGGCGGTTGAAAAATTCGACTACAGCAAGGGCTACAAGTTCAGCACGTATGCAACGTGGTGGATTAGGCAGGCGATTACGCGTGCGATTGCCGATCAGGCACGCACGATCCGCATCCCTGTCCACATGGTCGAGACGATCAACAAGTACATACGCATTTCGCGGCAGCTCCTGCAGGAACTCGGGCGCGATCCCACACCCGACGAGGTAGCAAAGCATATGGGGCTGAATACGGCGCGCGTGCGTGAGATCATGAAGATCGCGCAGGAGCCCGTTTCGCTCGAGACCCCGATCGGCGAGGAGGAGGACTCCCATCTCGGCGACTTTATCGAGGATGAGGCGGCGCTTGACCCCGCAGATGCAGCCTCGATGATGTTGCTCAAGGAGCAGATTGCCGACGTGCTGAAGACACTTGCGCCGCGTGAGGCGGAGGTTCTGCGTCTGCGCTTCGGGCTTGAGGACGGTCGTTCGCGCACGCTCGAGGAGGTCGGGCAGAGCTTCGGTGTGACGCGTGAGCGCATCCGACAGATCGAGGCGAAGGCGCTCAGGAAGCTGCGGCACCCCGTGCGGCTGCGCAAGTTGCAGGGAAACATTGATCTTTGA